The DNA segment TCCTGAACTGGGGGATATTTTTTGTACAACACTGTAAACTTAGAGATGCCAGTAAATTGCTATGTTTCCTTCTGCAGATGGAAGCTGTTGCTCTAGCTTAGAGGGTAGATCCTGCCTCTTCAAACTGTCTTCTCCGTGCCAGTTCTCAGTATTTCCCACTAGTGATAGTCATGCCATATGTTCTTCTGAGTGACAGAGCAGGTTTTACTTCTAATTTTGCAGAAATGGATGGAGCCAAATTGAAGAAGGAGTTGATAAAATTATGAGCTACCACCAGAGCTATGCCTGCAGGTTCCCTAGCACCAGATCCTCTTTACTACACTACTGTCACTACAGCAGTGAGGAATCTCTGCAGGTCTGGTGAACTCCCCCAGGCCTGCAGAGCACTCAGCTCACCTGCACAGCACAAGGTATTTTGTGCTGTGTTGTCACACACATTCCCCCTCCAGACATGCACAGGTGCAGCAAACCTGTACTCTGCAAACACACTGCCCATGTTCAAAGTGTGTTCAGTGGATGtgtctccttggagctgcttgctgctttctgcagtgctCACTCTTTGATGGGAACAAGCTTTTCCAAGCCCCATAAGTGTTTCTGGAAAAGCTTAGAAGTCTCTTAATTTTTATGCACACCCCAGCTGCTCAGACAAGCAAATCCCAGTTTTTTGCATTCTCATATGAGTGCTGTGAAAGACTCCAACATGGTGACACTGGATTGTCACAATTTTCAGTATTTTCTGTTCTTCACCACTAGTACCCTGTgagtcttccttttctttctgcccTCAGCCAAAGCCTGGCTCATTTCTCTGCCAATAGACAGTAACAGTGTGCCTTGAGATTTTTTTCGGTCTGCAGCAGATATTGTCTCAATAATTCTGGGCTAATCTTtactctgcagctctgtgatgGCTTCATATTTCACTTTTGCAGTATGGAATGAACTGAATCACTTGTGACTCTGGATATTTGCTGTAGGGAAAATGTGTTTAAGCTTAAGACCCTAGTTCAGAAACATCCCAGCTGTCATGACTGAGAGGTACAGTGAAAAACAAGGTCATGCAGTTGGTACTTCAGATATTAGGAAATGTGAGATTGAAACTCTAccactctctgctgctcctcaatTCCACATACAACTCATTTCagtccttctcccctcttcATGGGATGGATTGGTTGGAGCAACATTCTTAACTACTTCTTGTGGAAGAGTAAAGAAGCTGTTGAGGCTGTGGCCTCACGTGAGACCATTTCTATCAAGAATAGTAACAGGGGTGGTCTACCTACTCTGTAAAATGTCTGAAACATTCGTCTGTCCCACCTTGATTTGATTAAAGATAAAAGCACATCCTTGCTTCCCAAAAGAACCTGAATTCATTCTCTCAGGCTGTTCACACACAGGTTTCCAGAGAAAGAATGGTTTATGTGGCTTTAAATCTTCCGGGATATCTTAATACCAATGTTCATGTCTTCTCAACAGAGTTTTGACTCCAGCACTTCTGGTTATAGTTCAGGAACTCTGTCAGGACAATATTGATGGTGCTGGATGGAAGTGATATCATCAAAGTTCATTCGGAAGCCAGAGCTTTTGGTAAACACTGCTGTATTCATTTTAGAGGAGGAAGCTGACACATGACTTGTTTTTGCAACAGTCTTTGTTTGCAGCACTTCCTAGGCTTGATCTAAATGGCAATCTCAATCAGCTTCTTGTCAGATCTAACACTACAGTCCATTTGTTTAACAAAAAACCCCCGGTGAGCGTCTTGTCCAAGAGACCAGAGGCATGTGGACCCTTGCTAAATGCACCACCACATGCATGCTTGTAAGACAATGCTAAAATAAAATTCCTGTTGGCTTGGCTGGGCTGAGTATCATCCTGTTTCTGAGAACTTACCATTTCTGCCTTATAAACCCTAACGTCAAAGTGAATGCAGAGCAGGTAGATGAGACAAACAGGTTTATACTTATATGCCGGAGGGAAAGATGAGTACTGCTCCTAGCTGGTTAACAGCAGAGACTGTAACTGGAAGACAACCTCAGTGGTACAGGAACTGAAATCATGGGAGAGGGCATGCCTGCGCACATTAGTCTGAACGCTTTGTTGCAGAGGGAAATTGAGGTAGGGCATATGGAAATTTAGAAAGGGAAATTTTGACTGAGAACATGAATACATTACCATGATAAGCATGGTAAGCACATAGTGGGGAAGCAGCATCTGcatggtggccagcaggagcactgctgctttaGTAGAGAGAGGCAGCTCCTCTGTGTGGGCGAGACTGCCTGAATTCAGTGCTGCGTCTTTCCTGCATCAAGATTGAGGTAGTTATGACCGCAGGGACAATGTAGACTAAATACACATTTGTGTGTGCCAACTTATTTCGATAGACAGAAATGGCTGTTAAACTTTGATTAAAGTACAGACAAGCTTTCCAGTGATCTTCTAAGATGGCATTATAATGGCTTACTGATCAACAGTAGTCTTGTTACAGTAAACTTTTGTCCCTGTAATATTTATGTCCATTACAAAGAGGCCTTGTGCTACAGTTGTAACTGGTAGTGTGGGAGCTATTGAAAACCCTGAGCCTGCAGGGGGACTGGCAGGAGCCTGATGCACCACCTCCTGCCTTCCTAATGTGATGCTGtacttcctctgcctctgcaggtCGCATGCAGCCATGAAGTCTAGAAGTGTGCAAGTGATCTTGATTCTGATGGttctctccttctttctgaTCCACTTCCACTTCCCACACTGCAGCAACAATGCCCCCACGGAAGAAAAACCTTCTCCAGTCCACATTCTCATTCTTTCCTCCTGGCGGTCAGGATCATCCTTCACTGGACAAATCTTCAGCCAGCACCCCAGCGTCTTCTACCTGATGGAGCCTGCATGGCACGTCTGGGTTAAGATGTACCAGAACAGCGCCAGCGTCTTGCACATGGCAGTGAGGGACCTAGTCAGGTCGGTCTTTCTGTGTGACATGTCTGTGTTTGATGCTTACATGTCTAGCCAGAAGAAAAAGTCTGATTTATTTCAGTGGGAGACAAGCCGAGCCTTGTGCTCCCCCCCTGCCTGTGGTTTATTCAGTCGCAGTGACATAATCCCTGCGGGCAACTGCAAAATACTCTGTGGCAAGTACCCGTTCAGCAAGGTGGAGGAAGCTTGTAAAACCTACAGCCATGTTGTCATCAAGGAGGTTCGATTCTTCAACCTGAAAGTTCTCTACCCTCTTCTCATTGATCCGTCCTTGAACCTCAAAATCATTCACTTGGTCCGTGATCCTCGGGCTGTGTTCAGGTCCCGAGAGAATACAAAGGCAGACTTGGCACATGACGTTAACATTGTTGTGGGGGCCTGGGGGTTAAAGGGAGAAGCAGAGCTTTACAAGGCCATGGAAGTAATCTGCAAGAGCCAGGCTGAGATTTacaagacaggcaggcaggccatGCCCAGCTTCCTGAAAGACCGCTACTTGTTGATTCGCTATGAAGACATCGTCAGAGACCCGCTAGCGAGGGCTGCTCAGATGTATGCGTTTGCAGAACTCCATTTCACACCAGAACTTCAGAAGTGGGTGCACAACATCACCCATGGGAAGGGGCAAGGCACACAGGCCTTTGGAATTGGGTCCAGAGATGCACTGGGCGTATCCCAGGCCTGGAGGAAGACCCTTCCCTTCGAGAAAATAGAAAAAGTACAAAACGTGTGCAAGGATGCGATGAGCTTACTGGGTTACCGGCTTGTTCAGTCAGAGGAAGAGCAAAAGAACATGTCACTGGATCTTTTGTTTGCCCAGAGCTCCCCTAAGTAACAAACTCTGACAGCAGAAAACACTGCTCTCTGCATCTGCTCTCTGAAGGTTGCAGAGTGGTGAACTGTTTCCTACAACAAAAGAGGATAGAGGTGCATGTCTGTGTGTAAGAGTGTGTGCATGGATGTACAATGTGAGGAAAAGGAGCACAGGAACTTCAGCTGCACTCAGGAGAGCTCTCTTAGCAGCACCAGGTCACCCTCCAAGGCCCCTGGAGGCTCAGCCACAATGCAGACTGCAGTGATTCGAGTGTTTTCCAA comes from the Pogoniulus pusillus isolate bPogPus1 chromosome 20, bPogPus1.pri, whole genome shotgun sequence genome and includes:
- the CHST4 gene encoding carbohydrate sulfotransferase 4, producing MKSRSVQVILILMVLSFFLIHFHFPHCSNNAPTEEKPSPVHILILSSWRSGSSFTGQIFSQHPSVFYLMEPAWHVWVKMYQNSASVLHMAVRDLVRSVFLCDMSVFDAYMSSQKKKSDLFQWETSRALCSPPACGLFSRSDIIPAGNCKILCGKYPFSKVEEACKTYSHVVIKEVRFFNLKVLYPLLIDPSLNLKIIHLVRDPRAVFRSRENTKADLAHDVNIVVGAWGLKGEAELYKAMEVICKSQAEIYKTGRQAMPSFLKDRYLLIRYEDIVRDPLARAAQMYAFAELHFTPELQKWVHNITHGKGQGTQAFGIGSRDALGVSQAWRKTLPFEKIEKVQNVCKDAMSLLGYRLVQSEEEQKNMSLDLLFAQSSPK